GGACCTACTTCTCGGCTTGTTGTTAGGTAATTTTCTCGCTGTGCTGACCTGGCGATTCCTGGTGACGCCGATCGCGATGGCAAAACGGATGACGCTGTACTATCAGCTTGAGCGAATTGCCGGCGGTTCGCTGGTCAAGTTTTACAACTTGGTCAATGGTTTGCTGTTCTGTTTTCTCGCTGGTGCGATGGTGACCGTTTCGGCATCCGCCGTGGGGGTTCCCTTTGGAATCACGTTTGACGTCCCCGACTCGATGTTTGGATTCAGCAACCCGTCGTTCACCCTATTGGTGGCGATCGTCGGTGCCGTGATCGCCGTGATTGCCGCGGGTGGATACCAACGTGTGGCACGGGTCGCGAATATCGCAGCCCCGTGGATGATCGCCGTGTTCGCTGCATGTGGCATTGTTTCACTTGCTCAAATGGAAGCCACGAGCCTCACAGCGTTCTCGGAGGGCAAGTTCTGGACCGACGCGATCGCCTTCGTCCAGGAGAAGAATGGCACCCAGACTTTCGGGTTTTGGCAGATTGTGGTTTTCGGCTGGCTTTGCAATGGAGCGATGCATTTCGGCATGGCTGATTTGTCCATCTTCCGCTTCGCCCGCAGTAAATCCTCGGGATGGGCACCGGCGATTGGGATGTTCTTGGGTCACTACATGGCTTGGATTTGCGCAGCGTTGCTCCTAGCAGCCTTGATCAAACTGACACCTGAACTCGCACTGGGGACAGATGGAAAGGTTGCCGCCAATCCGGGGTTGCTGGCGTTTCAATCGCTTGGCTGGACAGGCATTATCTGCGTCGTGATCGCCGGCTGGACGACAGCGAATCCAACCATCTATCGAGCGGGACTAGCGTTCCAAGGAATTGTACCAAAGAGCTCCCGAATCATCATGACACTCGTCGCCGGTATGGTCGCAACGATCGCAGGCGCATTTCCCAATCTCTCCGCCAAACTGCTCGACTTCGTGGGAACCTACGGGACGGTTCTTGGTCCCATGGGAGCGATCATATTCGTTGATTACTACCTCATGAAAAAGTTTGGACTACAAGACGAATATGCCGTCCACAGCGGTACGCGAGTCAACATCGCGGTGATGTTGGCATGGCTACTTCCGGTCGGCGTCGGCCTGTATCTCATTTTCGCACGCGGTTTGTTTGCCGCCTACGCAGTCATTCCTTGCTGGATTGCATGCGGGCTGATCTATCTCGTGCTTAGCAAATTCACTCAGAACTCCGTTGCCGATAATCGAGGAGCGATCCAATGAACGCGATTGCCAAAATGATTTCTGTGATCGCCCTCGGTGCGGTGATCGTTCCATGTCTGCTGTATTTTACCGGCTCGATCAGCTTGGACGCCGTCAAAGCGGCAGCGTTGGCGGGTACGATCGGCTGGTTCATGGCAACTCCGATGTGGATGAGCCGTGATCTCCCCAAAGACGCTGCCGAAGTTGAGATCTAAATCTCCGGCATGCGTCTTTCTCTACCTCGCCCCATCATGCGTTTAATGATCCCCACAGCGATGACCTTCCAAAAATTAGCTACTAAATCCATCTGTTTCGTTCTATTAACCTGCGTTTTGGTGGTGGGCGTCGATGCCGCAGAGCTCACGCCCACTCATCTGAGATGCGAGTATCTCGACAACCCGATTGGAATCGATATCACCAAGCCGCGTTTGAGCTGGCAGGTGGAGTCTGAGGATCGGGGGCAAACTCAGAGTGCGTACCGAATTATCGTCGCGTCCTCTGCTGAAAAACTAGCGGCCGATGAGGGCGACCTGTGGGACTCTGGTAAAGTCGAATCTAACCAGACTTTGTTTGTCCCC
This genomic window from Allorhodopirellula heiligendammensis contains:
- a CDS encoding purine-cytosine permease family protein, producing MSENHSNSGGEFEREPVPESALLGSGKFWGMYAGEHAAGTEFMIGPLFLAAGASLQDLLLGLLLGNFLAVLTWRFLVTPIAMAKRMTLYYQLERIAGGSLVKFYNLVNGLLFCFLAGAMVTVSASAVGVPFGITFDVPDSMFGFSNPSFTLLVAIVGAVIAVIAAGGYQRVARVANIAAPWMIAVFAACGIVSLAQMEATSLTAFSEGKFWTDAIAFVQEKNGTQTFGFWQIVVFGWLCNGAMHFGMADLSIFRFARSKSSGWAPAIGMFLGHYMAWICAALLLAALIKLTPELALGTDGKVAANPGLLAFQSLGWTGIICVVIAGWTTANPTIYRAGLAFQGIVPKSSRIIMTLVAGMVATIAGAFPNLSAKLLDFVGTYGTVLGPMGAIIFVDYYLMKKFGLQDEYAVHSGTRVNIAVMLAWLLPVGVGLYLIFARGLFAAYAVIPCWIACGLIYLVLSKFTQNSVADNRGAIQ